The Eubacterium sp. MSJ-33 genomic sequence TTTGTTGAAGATATGGCGAAAATGATTCGCTTTTATAGAGATGTTCTTGGCTTTGAGATTAAAGAAAGCGAAGACACATCAAATGTCTATCTTGTTAAGGATGGAACATTGTTTTTGCTATATGGAAGAAAAGATTTTGAAAACATGACACACAGAAGGTATGAATATATAAAAGGTCTAAATGGTCATAGCGAAATTGCGCTCTATGTTGATACTTTTGAAGAAGTTGATATGGCATACAACAATGCTATAAAAAATGGGGCAACGACTGTATTAGAACCAGAGCTTGAACCGTGGGGACAAAGAACTTGTTATATCGCCGATCCAGAAGGTA encodes the following:
- a CDS encoding VOC family protein; this encodes MRLDGFGLFVEDMAKMIRFYRDVLGFEIKESEDTSNVYLVKDGTLFLLYGRKDFENMTHRRYEYIKGLNGHSEIALYVDTFEEVDMAYNNAIKNGATTVLEPELEPWGQRTCYIADPEGNLIEIGSWNKVYEQKDL